A single genomic interval of Dioscorea cayenensis subsp. rotundata cultivar TDr96_F1 unplaced genomic scaffold, TDr96_F1_v2_PseudoChromosome.rev07_lg8_w22 25.fasta BLBR01000946.1, whole genome shotgun sequence harbors:
- the LOC120255329 gene encoding protein MIS12 homolog isoform X2: MEGSESEAVFDACDLNPQRFINEVLNTSDDLLDGAFQFCLQQASIITGYGEKQSDELAKGVSYLRNMTQGILDKRMNIWEKYCLRHCFSVPEGFLLQKTQDLSVENLSLQEGGSEAELDSQLSSLREKLAAVRKESSELHREIQALEKQASLNNSYDASIAEALQLYEPNSTHEMFQAFQR, translated from the exons ATGGAGGGAAGCGAGAGCGAGGCCGTCTTCGATGCTTGCGATCTCAACCCCCAGCGCTTCATCAACGAGGTCCTCAACACCTCCGACGATCTCCTCGATGGTGCCTTCCAGTTCTGCCTCCA GCAGGCTTCAATCATCACGGGATATGGGGAGAAGCAATCTGATGAGCTTGCCAAG GGTGTTTCATACCTTCGTAACATGACCCAAGGAATTCTGGACAAGAGAATGAACATCTGGGAAAAGTATTGTCTTCGACATTGTTTTTCTGTACCTGAGGGCTTTTTGCTGCAAAAAACT CAAGATTTGTCTGTTGAGAATTTATCACTTCAAGAAGGAGGTTCTGAAGCAGAACTTGATTCTCAGCTGAGCTCATTAAGAGAGAAGCTTGCTGCA GTTAGGAAGGAATCTTCAGAGCTTCATAGAGAGATCCAAGCTCTGGAAAAGCAGGCGTCTCTTAACAATAGTTATGACGCATCCATTGCTGAGGCACTGCAGCTGTATGAGCCGAACTCAACGCATGAGATGTTTCAAG CTTTTCAGAGGTAA
- the LOC120255333 gene encoding uncharacterized protein LOC120255333 translates to MNQEPTEPVTIPDSPDFLTPKREARSNSTGKDITRSLPSPLAGNEKPLPHYLRASSGSCHDYCKYGRKHAFEDKARRPNFRRSSGDNEISEKVRNQVEVLPRGGRKKKPVQKLKPTSQHETELSGQSNVVKNNGLSAAKDIQVCEYGSEGFLSSSQNSISSTDRRYSDKAEGLSEEHVSVESIGPSVVEKSVITNELIVSTREDVLLEEPMSIVMPSSGWEGIANESGGLYGELHEAVSPLQGGIVGFAASTLSSQEEMSGEMPISKLTGTLSNTLSRDSPGNQAIKPSGEPSKASPSSSQSIKGSSSKRIDLNKREAPKLRSVPKPKNEMPVKAKAIAQKETDVLGKSSTIIKQKAPSANKKTMTSDQQKTIKQKSRNAASPGTAEVLKLKASSPLKKTDISARASASLKPKASATKSLSPLTPAGGPDSSRSKPSQISRTQDLPKTVEKKVLKLPRASLSPKIGDKKVLKTPRASLSPKIGEKKVVKTPRASLSPKIGEKKVLKKPRASLSLNIGDKKVLKAARVLLSPRPAVTRISSMKLRKFGNKKLGSPVKYAKKVSAQDNNDQVKEKTIYAIDPEPEIKSEEDVPQISTGYKSSTSSQSLSVASSQSTASDTSEENEENEEKEENEDTESTYTEVSVVSEDEDTESDNEVEPQEVEERRMSRKKSVVHPDDEAQPPHKLKFRRGKVLDPQSQNNGPRRLRFRKPRVVTENENGRGELGRRSFRKRSNISGVDTNEVPETPNVVLRHQDQQGKKDSQGLFNHVIEETASKLVESRKSKVKALVGAFETVISLQDTKAAPTV, encoded by the coding sequence ATGAATCAAGAACCAACAGAGCCTGTTACAATCCCTGATTCCCCGGATTTCCTTACCCCAAAAAGAGAGGCAAGGAGTAATTCAACTGGGAAAGATATTACGAGAAGCTTACCATCTCCTTTAGCCGGCAATGAAAAGCCTCTTCCACACTACCTCAGAGCTTCTTCTGGCTCTTGCCATGACTACTGTAAGTATGGCAGGAAGCATGCATTTGAAGATAAAGCAAGACGTCCCAATTTTCGAAGATCCTCGGGTGATAATGAGATCTCAGAGAAGGTACGAAATCAAGTGGAAGTTCTACCTCGAGGAGGGAGGAAGAAAAAACCAGTGCAGAAGCTGAAACCTACATCTCAACATGAGACTGAACTTTCTGGTCAGTCAAATGTTGTGAAGAACAATGGTCTGTCAGCTGCCAAGGACATTCAAGTATGTGAATATGGATCAGAAGGATTTTTATCGTCTTCTCAGAATAGTATCTCATCTACAGACCGTAGATATTCAGATAAAGCTGAAGGACTGTCTGAGGAGCATGTGAGCGTTGAGTCAATTGGTCCATCAGTTGTCGAGAAAAGTGTCATCACTAATGAACTTATAGTGAGCACTCGAGAAGATGTTCTGCTCGAGGAACCTATGAGCATTGTAATGCCATCATCTGGTTGGGAAGGCATTGCAAATGAATCCGGAGGATTATATGGAGAACTTCATGAGGCAGTATCGCCTCTCCAGGGAGGCATTGTAGGATTTGCTGCCAGTACATTAAGCAGTCAGGAAGAGATGTCAGGTGAGATGCCAATCAGCAAATTAACCGGTACACTATCTAACACACTGTCTCGGGATTCACCAGGAAATCAGGCCATTAAACCATCTGGAGAACCTTCAAAGGCATCACCATCGTCATCGCAATCCATTAAGGGAAGCAGTTCAAAAAGAATTGATTTAAACAAGAGGGAGGCACCAAAGCTGAGGTCAGTGCCAAAGCCAAAGAATGAGATGCCTGTGAAAGCAAAGGCTATTGCTCAGAAAGAAACTGATGTGTTGGGGAAGAGTAGTACTATTATCAAGCAAAAGGCCCCTTCGGCCAATAAGAAAACCATGACATCTGATCAACAGAAAACCATCAAGCAAAAAAGCCGAAATGCTGCTTCACCTGGTACAGCGGAAGTTCTCAAGCTGAAAGCTTCTTCACCTTTAAAGAAGACTGACATATCTGCAAGAGCCTCTGCCTCATTGAAGCCGAAGGCCTCAGCAACCAAGTCTCTATCTCCATTAACTCCTGCTGGAGGCCCAGACAGCAGCAGAAGCAAGCCAAGCCAGATATCCAGAACTCAAGATCTTCCAAAGACTGTTGAAAAGAAAGTATTGAAACTTCCAAGAGCTTCTCTATCCCCAAAGATTGGTGATAAGAAGGTATTGAAAACACCAAGAGCTTCTCTATCACCCAAGATTGGTGAAAAGAAGGTAGTGAAAACACCAAGAGCTTCTCTATCTCCGAAGATTGGTGAAAAGAAGGTTTTGAAAAAGCCACGGGCTTCCCTATCCCTAAACATTGGTGATAAGAAAGTATTGAAAGCAGCGAGAGTCCTTTTATCCCCTAGACCAGCTGTCACTAGGATTTCAAGCATGAAACTGAGAAAGTTTGGAAATAAGAAGCTTGGCTCACCTGTGAAGTATGCAAAGAAGGTATCGGCACAGGATAATAATGATCAGGTAAAGGAGAAAACAATTTATGCTATTGATCCAGAACCAGAGATCAAAAGTGAGGAAGATGTGCCTCAAATATCGACCGGTTACAAATCATCTACATCATCACAGAGCTTGTCAGTAGCTTCATCACAGTCTACAGCTTCTGATACTTcagaagagaatgaagagaatgaagagaaggaAGAGAATGAAGACACTGAATCCACATATACTGAAGTCAGTGTAGTTTCTGAAGATGAAGACACAGAGAGTGATAACGAAGTTGAGCCTCAAGAAGTTGAGGAGAGAAGGAtgtcaagaaaaaaaagtgtTGTTCACCCAGATGATGAAGCTCAGCCACCTCACAAATTGAAGTTCCGCAGAGGCAAAGTACTTGATCCTCAGTCTCAGAACAATGGTCCTAGACGCCTTCGATTCAGAAAACCAAGAGTGGTGACTGAGAATGAAAACGGCAGAGGAGAATTAGGGAGGAGAAGCTTCAGAAAAAGAAGCAATATTAGTGGTGTAGATACAAATGAGGTTCCTGAAACTCCAAATGTGGTGTTGAGACATCAAGACCAGCAGGGAAAGAAAGATTCTCAAGGTTTGTTCAATCATGTTATCGAAGAAACTGCAAGTAAGCTTGTGGAAAGCCGGAAGAGCAAAGTGAAAGCCTTGGTTGGTGCATTCGAAACCGTGATTTCCCTCCAAGATACCAAAGCTGCACCTACAGTCTGA
- the LOC120255324 gene encoding probable leucine-rich repeat receptor-like protein kinase At1g35710, with amino-acid sequence MSRGFLGIIIYSFNMKSWLPSKFTATFPTLMMIMVLLLLVLLFSNLCFPAFNMATASNIESEGRALLQWKATLKSQDLLHNWTSTESPCNWTGISCRYAGHLMPTITKVQLGELGLEGKLETLNFSAFPSLRVLDLSDNHLHGYIPEAISALSKLIILDLSNNNLTGVIPSELGNLTKLKTLWLFENQISGSIPPSFGQLKNLNLLNIASNVIVGSIPPMLGNLTKLNALILARNNLTGSIPREIGYMVKLKDFNIANNNIIGSIPASIGNLIELNYLGFDGNQLHGFIPYHIGNMTELKGLYIFNNYITGPIPHSIGNLTKLEDLYLGANNINDSLPGEIGNLVNVRTFDISENQIIDSIPRSIGNLTKLQFFYLYNNNINGSIPSEIGNMTNLIVFQISHNKISGSIPYELGNLTKLETLYLFSNNISGSIPTEIGNLVRLKNFAIYDNQITGSIPPSLGSLKGLIKLILFDNYLYGKVPDEFENLTNLINLQLFNNYLSGDLPPGLAKGGLLQYLILGYNKFQGPIPISLKNSTNLVRVRLDNNQFTGDVSQSFGVHPYLVYIDLSFNRLSGTLSPFWGACLNLTSFKISSNRISGQIPREIVQLPMLHMLDISSNNFVGKIPRELGRSSYMFHLNISNNHLTGAIPPEFGDLFSLEVLDLSSNNLIGEIPIRLENCIKLSTLKLSNNLLNGTIPSQFGNLNLHDDLDLSDNLFMGEIPPQLSKLTELQELNLSHNKLVGDIPSSFQSMTSLTLLDLSYNSLEGPVPKNHFFQTAPIKWFIHNKGLCGQVQGLPLCAQSQSTSRDDAKKQHKVIILIIVLVLGTLLTIFLISGIFTLRCFKRKRSIVIDTREEFDGHFFSVWRVNQGKEAYKEIIRVMRLQSEKYRIGTGASSIVYKASLSLD; translated from the coding sequence ATGTCTAGAGGCTTTCTAGggataataatatatagtttCAACATGAAATCATGGCTTCCCTCAAAGTTCACAGCCACCTTCCCAACATTGATGATGATCATGGTGCTTTTGCTGTTAGTACTACTCTTCTCCAATCTTTGTTTCCCTGCTTTCAACATGGCAACAGCTTCAAATATTGAATCCGAAGGGAGAGCTCTTCTTCAATGGAAGGCCACACTCAAATCACAAGACCTGCTTCACAACTGGACATCAACAGAAAGTCCATGCAACTGGACTGGAATCTCTTGCAGATATGCTGGCCATCTCATGCCAACCATCACCAAGGTCCAACTGGGAGAGTTGGGACTAGAAGGGAAGCTGGAGACTCTCAACTTCTCTGCTTTCCCATCACTCAGAGTTCTCGACCTCAGTGACAACCATCTGCATGGATACATCCCTGAAGCCATTTCAGCTCTCTCCAAGCTCATCATCCTTGATCTCTCTAACAACAATCTCACAGGCGTCATCCCATCAGAACTTGGCAATTTGACAAAGCTCAAGACCTTGTGGCTCTTTGAGAATCAGATAAGTGGCTCCATACCTCCTTCTTTTGGACAGCTTAAAAACCTAAATTTGTTAAACATCGCTAGTAATGTCATAGTTGGTTCCATCCCTCCAATGCTTGGAAACTTGACTAAACTCAATGCTTTAATCTTAGCAAGAAATAACCTCACTGGGTCCATCCCTCGTGAGATTGGATATATGGTGAAACTCAAGGATTTTAATATTGCAAATAACAATATAATAGGTTCCATTCCTGCAAGCATAGGAAATCTAATTGAACTCAACTATTTAGGCTTTGATGGGAATCAATTACATGGATTCATACCATACCATATAGGAAATATGACTGAACTTAAAGGActttacatcttcaacaattaCATAACTGGTCCCATCCCACATAGCATTGGAAATCTGACAAAGCTTGAAGATTTATACCTAGGTGCAAATAACATAAATGACTCCCTTCCTGGTGAAATTGGGAATCTAGTGAATGTGAGAACTTTTGACATATCTGAAAACCAAATAATTGATTCCATTCCGCGTAGTATTGGAAATCTAACGaagcttcaatttttttatctatataataataacataaatggcTCCATTCCTAGTGAGATTGGAAATATGACAAACTTGATAGTTTTTCAAATATCTCACAACAAAATTAGTGGTTCTATCCCATATGAACTTGGAAACTTAACAAAACTTGAAACGCTCTACCTATTTAGCAATAACATAAGTGGATCCATTCCTACCGAGATTGGAAATTTAGTCCGTCTGAAAAATTTTGCAATATATGATAATCAAATAACTGGATCAATCCCTCCATCTCTTGGAAGTTTGAAAGGTcttataaaattgattttgtttgaCAACTATCTTTATGGTAAAGTGCCTGATGAATTTGAGAACCTCACAAATTTAATCAACCTTCAATTGTTTAACAACTACCTTTCTGGTGATCTACCACCAGGTCTGGCCAAAGGAGGTTTGCTTCAGTATCTTATTTTGGGATACAATAAGTTCCAAGGTCCCATTCCGATCAgtttaaaaaattcaacaaacttAGTAAGGGTCCGGCTTGATAACAACCAATTCACCGGAGATGTTTCTCAAAGCTTTGGAGTTCATCCATATTTGGTTTATATTGATCTAAGCTTTAACAGATTGTCTGGCACTTTATCACCGTTTTGGGGAGCATGCCTCAACTTGACAAGCTTTAAAATATCAAGCAATAGAATCAGCGGACAAATACCACGGGAAATCGTtcaattgccaatgttacataTGCTTGACATCTCTTCCAACAATTTTGTTGGAAAAATTCCAAGGGAGTTGGGTAGGTCATCTTATATGTTTCACTTGAACATAAGCAATAATCACCTCACAGGAGCCATACCACCAGAATTTGGGGATCTATTTTCATTAGAAGTTCTAGATTTGTCAAGCAATAATTTGATTGGAGAAATACCAATACGGTTGGAGAATTGCATTAAATTGAGCACACTCAAGTTGAGCAATAATCTACTAAATGGCACCATCCCATCACAATTTGGTAATTTAAACTTGCATGATGATCTAGACTTAAGTGACAATTTATTCATGGGAGAAATACCACCACAACTTAGCAAGCTAACGGAGTTGCAAGAGTTGAATCTATCACACAATAAGTTAGTTGGTGacattccttcttcttttcagtCAATGACAAGCTTAACATTATTGGATTTATCTTATAATTCTCTGGAAGGTCCGGTCCCAAAGAACCATTTCTTTCAAACAGCTCCCattaagtggtttatccacaatAAGGGCTTATGTGGGCAAGTGCAAGGTTTGCCACTATGTGCTCAATCCCAGTCAACAAGTAGAGATGAtgcaaagaaacaacataaagtcattatcttgattattgttttggtaCTTGGCACTTTACTTACCATATTTCTAATAAGTGGAATATTCACATTGCGTTGTTTTAAGAGAAAGAGATCCATTGTAATTGACACAAGGGAGGAATTTGATGGCCATTTCTTCTCTGTTTGGAGAGTCAATCAAGGAAAGGAAGCATACAAAGAGATCATTAGAGTGATGAGACTTCAAAGTGAAAAGTATCGGATCGGTACCGGAGCATCTAGCATAGTATACAAAGCATCACTATCACTGGATTGA
- the LOC120255337 gene encoding uncharacterized protein LOC120255337, translating to MVAAIAALPKPGPLQKSLICDGFSKRFNFEQVSERKKRNFNSLVVASGSKSSSKGGSERFYLNFTGFPFPLGPFLNRITIRTEVVKNSIWLFEQEQALGFSSVSTNIRMTVIKLKSGGLWVHAPIAPTKECIQLVKELNAPVEYIVLPTFAYEHKIFVGPFSRKFPKAQIWVAQRQWSWPINLPLEFFGIFRAKALVDEDESTPWFDEIEQKVLSAPEVGIGPYVEVAFYHKRSQTLMVTDAVIFVPRQPPECISKESLLASAKNGLAVKLLSKGKEVPEEPVVDNKSNRQKGWERMVLQILFLGPSNLLEPTASFAQMSQKLIVSPIVKTLVFSKVPEKVQDWIDRITSDWRFKRIIPAHFAAPINASRSEFLAAFGFLDELLGEQYITRPSLSLLFASLMGKAASYFPPDDMKTLSSLDEFLVSAGVVKKTVSGRKR from the exons atgGTGGCAGCTATTGCTGCTCTTCCAAAGCCAGGACCTCTTCAGAAATCTTTAATCTGTGATGGTTTCTCAAAAAGATTCAATTTTGAGCAGGTATcagagagaaaaaagagaaatttcaaCAGTTTGGTGGTGGCATCAGGAAGTAAAAGCAGTAGTAAAGGTGGCAGTGAGAGGTTTTACCTTAACTTCACTGGTTTTCCATTCCCTCTTGGTCCATTCCTCAATAGAATCACTATAAGGACTGAG GTTGTGAAAAATAGCATATGGCTCTTTGAACAAGAACAAGCATTGGGATTTAGCAGTGTTTCCACAAATATCAGAATGACAGTAATAAAGCTGAAATCCGGAGGTTTATGGGTTCATGCACCAATTGCTCCAACAAAGGAATGCATTCAG CTTGTGAAAGAACTGAATGCTCCTGTTGAGTACATTGTCCTACCAACCTTTGCATATGAACATAAGATCTTTGTTGGGCCTTTTTCAAGAAAGTTTCCCAAAGCACAAATCTGGGTTGCTCAGAGGCAGTGGAGTTGGCCGATAAATTTACCGCTCGAGTTCTTTGGTATCTTTCGCGCCAAAGCTTTGGTTGATGAGGATGAATCAACCCCGTGGTTTGATGAGATCGAACAAAAGGTTCTTAGTGCACCAGAAGTTG GAATTGGACCATATGTAGAGGTTGCATTTTATCACAAGCGGTCACAAACATTGATGGTAACCGATGCCGTGATTTTTGTTCCAAGGCAACCGCCGGAGTGCATTAGTAAAGAATCTTTACTAGCTTCGGCGAAGAATGGTTTAGCAGTGAAGCTCCTCAGTAAAGGAAAGGAGGTACCTGAAGAACCAGTGGTTGACAATAAGTCAAACCGACAAAAAG GGTGGGAGAGAATGGTTCTTCAAATCCTGTTTTTAGGCCCTTCAAATCTTTTGGAACCCACTGCTAGTTTTGCTCAAATGTCGCAGAAATTGATTGTTTCCCCAATTGTGAAGACATTAGTTTTCAGCAAAGTTCCTGAAAAG GTTCAAGATTGGATCGATAGAATTACGAGCGATTGGCGTTTCAAGAGAATAATTCCTGCACACTTTGCAGCTCCAATCAATGCAAGCAGATCGGAATTCTTAGCTGCATTTGGTTTCCTCGACGAGCTCTTAGGCGAGCAATACATCACAAGGCCTTCTTTATCTCTACTTTTCGCTTCGCTAATGGGAAAAGCAGCAAGTTACTTCCCTCCAGATGATATGAAGACATTGTCATCACTTGATGAATTCTTGGTTTCAGCTGGTGTAGTGAAAAAGACAGTGTCAGGGAGAAAACGGTGA
- the LOC120255330 gene encoding MDIS1-interacting receptor like kinase 2-like, with the protein MERGTLGATLRSEERAMDLDWIKRVSIIQDIAQALSYLHHDCAPPIIHRDITSNNILLDEEYKACVSDFGISRLLKPNSSHWSLLAGTYGYMAPELAYVMEVTEKCEVYSFGIVALEVIHGTHPGDLLSNFSSSMLVKDILDPRLPLHIADQVITNQVLSVILVAMQCINNDPQARPTMQQVSQMLSSPKSLPASNNYSFQALTLDHLINIVQVHIDDQAHE; encoded by the exons ATGGAGAGAGGAACCTTGGGTGCCACTTTGAGATCTGAAGAGAGGGCAATGGACCTAGATTGGATCAAGAGAGTTAGCATTATACAAGACATTGCTCAAGCTTTATCTTATTTGCATCATGATTGTGCTCCACCTATCATTCATCGAGACATTACGAGCAACAACATTCTTCTCGATGAGGAGTACAAGGCTTGTGTTTCAGACTTTGGTATTTCAAGATTGCTAAAACCTAACTCATCACATTGGAGTTTACTTGCAGGCACCTATGGGTACATGGCACCAG AGCTTGCCTATGTAATGGAAGTGACTGAAAAATGTGAGGTATATAGTTTTGGGATTGTAGCACTTGAAGTGATACATGGGACACATCCTGGTGATCTCCTAAGCAACTTTTCATCGAGTATGTTAGTGAAAGATATCCTTGATCCCCGTCTTCCACTTCATATAGCTGATCAAGTGATCACAAACCAAGTGCTTTCAGTGATTTTAGTAGCAATGCAGTGCATTAACAATGATCCACAGGCTCGCCCTACAATGCAACAAGTATCTCAAATGTTGTCTTCTCCAAAGTCTTTGCCAGCATCTAACAACTATTCTTTTCAAGCACTTACACTTGATCACCTCATAAACATTGTACAAGTGCATATTGATGATCAAGCGCATGAATAA
- the LOC120255329 gene encoding protein MIS12 homolog isoform X1 produces the protein MEGSESEAVFDACDLNPQRFINEVLNTSDDLLDGAFQFCLQQASIITGYGEKQSDELAKGVSYLRNMTQGILDKRMNIWEKYCLRHCFSVPEGFLLQKTQDLSVENLSLQEGGSEAELDSQLSSLREKLAAVRKESSELHREIQALEKQASLNNSYDASIAEALQLYEPNSTHEMFQEVRKVASVLQAKAETMQIKRTKDMEPLIAGKINSPSKRQHVFDNHDLTASLDDILGVITVLKNM, from the exons ATGGAGGGAAGCGAGAGCGAGGCCGTCTTCGATGCTTGCGATCTCAACCCCCAGCGCTTCATCAACGAGGTCCTCAACACCTCCGACGATCTCCTCGATGGTGCCTTCCAGTTCTGCCTCCA GCAGGCTTCAATCATCACGGGATATGGGGAGAAGCAATCTGATGAGCTTGCCAAG GGTGTTTCATACCTTCGTAACATGACCCAAGGAATTCTGGACAAGAGAATGAACATCTGGGAAAAGTATTGTCTTCGACATTGTTTTTCTGTACCTGAGGGCTTTTTGCTGCAAAAAACT CAAGATTTGTCTGTTGAGAATTTATCACTTCAAGAAGGAGGTTCTGAAGCAGAACTTGATTCTCAGCTGAGCTCATTAAGAGAGAAGCTTGCTGCA GTTAGGAAGGAATCTTCAGAGCTTCATAGAGAGATCCAAGCTCTGGAAAAGCAGGCGTCTCTTAACAATAGTTATGACGCATCCATTGCTGAGGCACTGCAGCTGTATGAGCCGAACTCAACGCATGAGATGTTTCAAG AGGTAAGGAAAGTGGCATCAGTACTGCAAGCAAAAGCTGAGACTATGCAgatcaaaagaacaaaagataTGGAACCTCTGATTGCTGGGAAAATAAACTCACCGAGTAAAAGGCAGCATGTGTTTGATAACCATG ATCTTACTGCAAGCCTTGATGATATTCTTGGAGTAATAACTGTCTTGAAGAATATGTAA